The following proteins are co-located in the Pochonia chlamydosporia 170 chromosome 6, whole genome shotgun sequence genome:
- a CDS encoding FAD-dependent monooxygenase (similar to Metarhizium robertsii ARSEF 23 XP_007823411.1): MQNRYEIAIIGGGIAGLTTALICEKLNFTYILLEKQASFEEDKGAGVGIQPNGLRILDQLGLAARLEDEAGALAEMYRYDGTGRLIIRNSFLAAWRERLGYDYVFTERATLRRMLWESVKRRECIKAPCLVTSIEEHDDYVIVHAENASYTADLVVGADGVKSCVRGHIDALKPVDEYISTPFTCTYGMSSPTHGLLPGDHFGVYNTNSSILGFTDKNGIIYWFIFEHINVPKARYTASDADESCASVSHLRIMPAATFTSINTNTIRKFKVPLQEYTAPNWHTHRTVLVGDAACKISPANGMGACQALEMSAALMNQLTRLRRHANHGIWSRDELHASLERYSEIRRPAAVATLEKARLITEVLLCVEGKPVGVLEQMKRLEEGLFLRQALGNWVGAPVILGLRVTGRGVVLGDAIERERKLRERDVNRTGKL, encoded by the exons ATGCAAAACAGATACGAAATCGCCATTATAGGAGGCGGCATCGCCGGCCTCACCACGGCCCTCATCTGCGAAAAGCTCAACTTCACATATATCCTCCTCGAGAAACAAGCCTCCTTcgaagaagacaaaggcgcAGGGGTAGGCATACAGCCTAACGGCCTTCGTATCCTAGACCAGCTAGGTCTCGCAGCGAGACTAGAAGACGAGGCGGGTGCGCTGGCCGAAATGTACAGGTACGACGGCACAGGGAGGTTGATTATACGGAATAGTTTTCTCGCTGCCTGGAGAGAAAG GCTAGGATACGACTACGTCTTCACAGAACGTGCGACGCTTCGCCGCATGCTATGGGAGAGTGTCAAACGAAGAGAGTGTATCAAGGCGCCATGTCTAGTGACGTCGATTGAAGAACATGACGATTATGTTATTGTTCACGCGGAGAATGCGTCGTACACGGCTgatttggttgttggtgcGGATGGGGTGAAGAGTTGTGTGAGAGGGCATATAGATGCCTTGAAGCCCGTTGACGAAT ATATATCCACCCCATTTACATGCACATACGGCATGTCATCACCAACTCACGGCCTCCTCCCCGGCGACCACTTCGGCGTGTACAACACCAACTCAAGCATCCTAGGATTCACTGACAAGAACGGCATAATATACTGGTTTATATTCGAACACATCAACGTCCCCAAAGCCCGATACACGGCCTCCGATGCAGACGAATCATGCGCATCAGTCTCCCATCTGCGCATCATGCCAGCCGCCACAttcaccagcatcaacaccaacacgATACGCAAATTCAAAGTCCCGCTACAAGAATACACAGCACCAAACTGGCACACACACCGTACAGTCCTAGTCGGCGATGCGGCGTGCAAGATATCCCCTGCCAATGGGATGGGCGCCTGCCAAGCACTCGAGATGAGTGCCGCGCTGATGAACCAACTTACCAGACTGAGAAGACATGCGAATCATGGAATATGGTCGCGAGATGAGCTACATGCTTCTCTGGAGCGGTATAGCGAGATACGGAGGCCAGCGGCAGTGGCAACGTTAGAAAAGGCTCGGCTTATTACGGAGGTTTTGCTATGTGTGGAGGGGAAGCCGGTGGGTGTGCTGGAGCAGATGAAGAGGCTTGAGGAGGGTTTGTTTCTGAGGCAAGCGCTTGGAAATTGGGTTGGTGCGCCGGTGATTTTGGGGTTGAGGGTGACGGGTCGGGGAGTGGTGCTTGGTGATGCTATTGAGAGGGAGAGAAAGTTACGGGAGAGGGATGTGAATAGGACGGGTAAATTGTAG
- a CDS encoding carbamoyl-phosphate synthase, mitochondrial precursor (similar to Aspergillus terreus NIH2624 XP_001213619.1) produces the protein MPSVLAGRAPVLLRAGRRIPRSFPAPARSLTTASLKSPGRALLQAKQHPKRIGTISIVRNYSASPAETAPNPKAYIDSGVIKQVQNVDVKKVLVIGSGGLAIGQAGEFDYSGSQALKALKEAGVASVLINPNIATIQTNHSLADEVYYLPVTPEYVSYVIEKEKPDGIFLSFGGQTALNLGVQMQRLGLFEKYGVKVLGTSVRTLEVSEDRDLFAKALEEINIPIAKSIAVSTVDEALDAAEKVGYPIIVRAAYALGGLGSGFANNEEELRNMAARSLTLSPQILVEKSLKGWKELEYEVVRDANNNCITVCNMENFDPLGIHTGDSIVVAPSQTLSDEEYHMLRSAAIKIVRHLGVVGECNVQYALQPDGLDYRVIEVNARLSRSSALASKATGYPLAYTAAKIGLGHSLPELPNAVTKTTTANFEPSLDYIVTKMPRWDLSKFQHVKRDIGSAMKSVGEVMAIGRTFEESFQKAIRMVDPRFVGFQGDKFDDLDFELQNPTDRRWLAVGQAMLHENYSVDKVHDLTKIDKWFLYKLQNIVDCTREFQQVGSLQALKKDQILKAKKLGFSDRQIGMTVNATEDEVRAYRLSFNIRPWVKKIDTLAAEFPADTNYLYTTYNGSSHDVTFDDKGKIILGSGVYRIGSSVEFDWCAVGATQALRQMGEKTVMINYNPETFSTDFDCPDRLYFEELSYERVMDIYDLEDASGAVVSVGGQLPQNIALRLQETGGARILGTDPKDIDKAEDRQKFSEILDSIGVDQPAWKELSSVQAAEQFAEEVGYPVLVRPSYVLSGAAMTVIRSKEDLKEKLEAASNVSPDHPVVITKFIEGAQEIDVDAVASKGELIIHAVSEHVEQAGVHSGDATLVLPPANLDGAVMERVKDIAKKVAKAWNITGPFNMQIIKADDSEGGEPALKVIECNLRASRSFPFVSKVLGLNFIDVATKALVGKDVPKPTDLMAVKRDYLATKVPQFSWTRLAGADPFLGVEMSSTGEIACFGKDLVEAYWASLQSTMNFRMPEPGEGLLFGGDVSKTWLTQVVDYVAPLGYKLYAAGNDVKEFIESTAKGKVTVEVIEFPKEDKRALREVFKKYDIRGCFNLALARGKTTLDVDYVMRRNAVDFGVPLFMEPQTAILFARCMSEKLPRKEGIPSEVRRWSDFIGGKPL, from the exons ATGCCTTCTGTCCTGGCTGGCCGTGCTCCGGTCCTCCTCCGAGCTGGTCGTCGCATTCCTCGATCTTTTCCTGCTCCCGCCAGGTCTCTCACCACCGCCTCGCTCAAGTCTCCTGGACGTGCTTTGCTTCAGGCCAAGCAGCACCCAAAGAGAATCGGCACAATTTCAATTGTCCGCAATTACAGCGCTTCTCCCGCCGAAACCGCACCCAACCCCAAGGCTTACATCGACAGCGGTGTCATCAAGCAAGTCCAAAATGTGGATGTGAAGAAGGTCCTGGTCATTGGCAGTGGCGGTCTTGCCATCGGCCAGGCTGGCGAATTCGATTACTCAG GATCACAAGCACTCAAGGCCCTGAAAGAAGCAGGCGTCGCCTCTGtcctcatcaaccccaaTATCGCTACTATCCAGACCAACCACAGCCTCGCCGACGAGGTCTATTATTTGCCAGTCACTCCCGAGTATGTCAGCTATGTCATCGAAAAGGAGAAGCCTGATGgcatcttcttgtcttttggTGGACAGACTGCCCTGAACTTGGGTGTTCAGATGCAGCGCCTAGGTCTGTTTGAAAAATACGGCGTCAAGGTCCTTGGCACCAGCGTCCGAACTCTGGAAGTTTCCGAGGATCGAGATCTCTTcgccaaggctctggaggagATCAACATTCCCATTGCCAAGTCCATTGCTGTTAGCACCGTTGATGAGGCTCTCGACGCCGCCGAAAAGGTCGGCTATCCCATTATTGTCCGTGCCGCCTATGCTttgggtggtttgggttcTGGTTTCGCCAAcaacgaggaggagctcCGCAACATGGCTGCCCGATCTCTGACTCTGTCGCCTCAAATCTTGGTTGAGAAGTCGCTCAAGGGCTGGAAGGAACTCGAATATGAAGTCGTCCGcgatgccaacaacaacTGTATCACTGTTTGCAACATGGAAAACTTTGACCCTCTCGGTATTCACACTGGTGACTCCATTGTCGTGGCTCCGTCGCAAACTTTGAGCGACGAAGAATACCACATGCTTCGATCTGCCGCCATCAAGATTGTGCGACATCTTGGTGTCGTTGGCGAATGCAACGTCCAATACGCCCTCCAGCCCGATGGTCTCGACTACCGTGTCATTGAGGTCAACGCCCGTCTCTCTCGATCCTCCGCCCTGGCCTCAAAAGCTACTGGTTACCCTCTGGCGTATACTGCTGCCAAGATTGGTCTCGGCCACAGCTTGCCTGAGCTCCCCAACGCCGTtaccaagaccaccaccgccaacttCGAACCCTCTCTGGATTACATCGTCACCAAGATGCCCCGATGGGATTTGTCCAAGTTCCAGCACGTTAAGCGTGATATCGGCAGTGCCATGAAGTCGGTCGGTGAAGTCATGGCCATTGGCCGAACTTTTGAAGAATCTTTCCAGAAGGCTATCCGTATGGTTGATCCCCGATTTGTCGGCTTCCAGGGCGACAAATTTGACGACTTGGACTTTGAGCTGCAGAACCCTACCGATCGTCGATGGCTCGCCGTCGGCCAGGCCATGCTGCACGAGAACTACTCTGTCGACAAGGTTCACGATTTGACCAAGATTGACAAGTGGTTCCTGTACAAGCTCCAGAACATTGTCGACTGCACCCGTGAATTCCAGCAAGTTGGTAGCCTGCAGGCCCTGAAGAAGGACCAGATCCTCAAGGCAAAGAAACTGGGTTTCTCTGATCGCCAAATTGGTATGACCGTCAACGCTACTGAGGATGAGGTTCGCGCGTACCGATTGAGCTTCAACATCCGACCTTGggtcaagaagattgacacCCTTGCCGCCGAGTTCCCTGCCGATACCAACTACCTGTACACCACCTACAATGGTTCTTCCCACGATGTCACTTTCGacgacaagggcaagattATTCTCGGAAGCGGTGTCTACCGAATTGGTTCCTCTGTCGAATTCGATTGGTGCGCCGTCGGTGCCACCCAGGCTCTCCGCCAGATGGGTGAGAAGACTGTCATGATTAAC TATAACCCCGAAACGTTTTCGACCGATTTCGATTGCCCCGATAGGCTCTACTTCGAAGAGCTTAGCTATGAGCGTGTCATGGATATTTACGACCTTGAGGATGCTTCCGGTGCTGTGGTCTCGGTGGGCGGACAGCTCCCTCAGAACATCGCCCTTCGCCTGCAGGAGACTGGAGGCGCCAGGATTCTCGGAACTGACCCCAAGGATATCGACAAGGCCGAGGACCGTCAAAAGTTCTCGGAGATTCTCGATAGCATCGGTGTTGACCAGCCTGCTTGGAAGGAACTCTCCTCCGTTCAGGCTGCTGAGCAATTTGCCGAAGAAGTTGGCTACCCCGTTCTTGTCCGTCCCAGTTATGTCCTCTCCGGTGCTGCCATGACCGTTATTCGAAGCAAGGAAGacctcaaggagaagcttgaggCCGCCAGCAACGTTTCACCTGACCATCCTGTCGTTATCACCAAGTTCATCGAAGGCGCCCAGGAAatcgatgtcgatgccgtcgCTTCCAAGGGTGAACTGATCATCCATGCCGTCTCCGAGCACGTTGAGCAAGCAGGTGTTCACTCCGGTGATGCTACTCTGGTCCTCCCTCCCGCCAACCTGGACGGCGCTGTCATGGAGCGTGTCAAGGATATCGCCAAGAAGGTTGCCAAGGCATGGAACATTACCGGTCCTTTCAACATGCAGATTATCAAGGCCGACGACAGTGAAGGCGGTGAGCCCGCCCTCAAGGTTATTGAATGTAACCTGCGTGCTTCCCGATCTTTCCCCTTTGTCAGCAAAGTCCTCGGgctcaacttcatcgacgTCGCTACCAAGGCTCTCGTCGGAAAGGATGTTCCCAAACCCACTGATCTCATGGCCGTCAAGCGCGACTACCTCGCTACCAAGGTTCCCCAGTTCTCTTGGACCCGTCTCGCTGGTGCCGACCCCTTCCTCGGCGTCGAAATGTCTTCCACTGGTGAAATCGCTTGCTTCGGTAAGGACCTGGTTGAAGCCTACTGGGCCTCTCTCCAGTCCACCATGAACTTCCGCATGCCTGAGCCTGGTGAGGGTCTCCTCTTCGGTGGCGACGTCAGCAAGACCTGGTTGACGCAGGTTGTCGACTATGTTGCTCCCCTCGGATATAAGCTGTACGCTGCCGGTAACGATGTCAAGGAATTCATCGAGTCCAccgccaagggcaaggtcACCGTCGAGGTCATTGAGTTCCCCAAGGAGGACAAGCGTGCCCTTCGTGAAGTCTTCAAGAAGTACGATATCCGCGGTTGCTTCAACTTGGCTCTTGCTCGTGGCAAGACGACTCTCGATGTCGACTATGTCATGCGCCGAAACGCCGTTGACTTTGGTGTCCCTCTGTTCATGGAGCCTCAG ACCGCCATCCTCTTCGCCCGGTGTATGAGCGAAAAACTGCCCCGCAAGGAGGGTATTCCCTCCGAAGTCCGCCGCTGGTCTGACTTTATCGGCGGCAAGCCCCTGTAA